In Flammeovirgaceae bacterium 311, one DNA window encodes the following:
- a CDS encoding Pirin-like protein (COG1741 Pirin-related protein) — protein MRTIKKQHKAVGAPIADLTTYRALPTNSIDQIDPFLFLNHHGPQVYKSNNRGLPFGPHPHRGFETVTFILAGDIMHRDSGGFESTIEAGGVQWMTAGSGLIHAEVSSDNFKKKGGDLEILQLWVNLPAKYKMVKPHYVGLQKDDIPSIQLDGGMVTINAVAGEWEGSKGAFQPLADLHIATIEFKAGGSFRLDIARERNVFFYVIRGTLAVNGEATEALRLVEFNNDGSTINIEASTDAVVLLGHAVPFNEPVVAQGPFVMNTEQEIKQAYSDYQAGRFGTWSH, from the coding sequence ATGAGAACCATTAAGAAACAGCATAAAGCAGTAGGAGCCCCTATTGCTGACCTTACCACCTACCGTGCCCTCCCCACCAATTCAATTGACCAGATAGATCCTTTCCTGTTTTTAAACCACCACGGGCCACAGGTTTACAAAAGCAACAACAGGGGCCTGCCCTTTGGCCCTCACCCACACCGGGGCTTCGAAACCGTTACCTTTATTCTGGCAGGCGATATCATGCACAGAGACTCGGGCGGCTTTGAGAGTACCATCGAGGCCGGAGGGGTGCAGTGGATGACTGCCGGCAGCGGCCTGATCCACGCAGAGGTTTCTTCTGATAACTTCAAGAAAAAGGGAGGAGACCTGGAAATACTGCAGTTGTGGGTTAACCTGCCCGCAAAGTATAAAATGGTAAAGCCACACTATGTGGGCCTTCAGAAAGATGATATTCCTTCCATACAGCTGGATGGTGGCATGGTAACCATCAATGCCGTAGCTGGCGAGTGGGAGGGGTCTAAAGGTGCTTTTCAGCCCCTGGCTGACCTGCACATTGCCACCATCGAATTTAAAGCAGGCGGAAGCTTTAGGCTGGATATTGCCCGAGAGCGGAATGTGTTCTTCTATGTGATCAGGGGTACATTGGCTGTGAATGGAGAGGCTACCGAAGCCCTGCGCCTGGTGGAATTTAACAATGATGGCAGCACGATTAATATTGAGGCATCTACTGATGCTGTTGTGCTGTTAGGCCATGCCGTACCCTTTAATGAACCGGTGGTAGCGCAGGGCCCCTTTGTTATGAACACAGAGCAGGAAATTAAGCAGGCCTACAGCGATTACCAGGCAGGCAGGTTCGGCACCTGGAGCCATTAA
- a CDS encoding hypothetical protein (COG0477 Permeases of the major facilitator superfamily): protein MAVLDKSALLQRMLQKIRSNGVGGKTQAVELRDFLTDLIDTVFSLAEGASVSQAELAWDPEATYNTTDKPFAVYDDRFYKSKVAPNINNVPPIVPDVNGKYEDANWVEVSAGLKSSIKAWRPGLFTATEEDEKIIVGQGTYLYALNENVSLPFESTDFTTELAQGKWVLQGSKIKTSDDSGLLIDMSTYQAGYVLVAHPTTPNLLVFAEATTTETPPESGQFTYTLPLTLV from the coding sequence ATGGCTGTACTGGATAAAAGTGCATTACTGCAGCGCATGCTGCAAAAGATCCGCTCCAATGGAGTGGGAGGCAAAACCCAGGCTGTTGAGCTTAGGGATTTTCTTACCGATTTGATCGATACAGTTTTTAGCCTGGCAGAAGGTGCATCCGTTAGCCAGGCAGAGCTGGCCTGGGATCCGGAGGCAACCTATAATACCACAGACAAACCTTTTGCTGTATATGATGATCGGTTTTACAAATCGAAGGTAGCTCCTAACATCAACAACGTGCCCCCCATAGTTCCGGACGTCAATGGCAAGTATGAAGATGCCAACTGGGTGGAAGTATCTGCAGGCCTGAAGAGCAGTATAAAAGCCTGGAGGCCGGGCCTGTTCACTGCCACCGAAGAAGACGAAAAGATCATCGTGGGCCAGGGCACCTATTTATATGCCCTCAATGAAAATGTTTCCCTTCCCTTTGAAAGTACTGACTTCACCACAGAGCTGGCGCAGGGCAAGTGGGTGCTGCAGGGTAGTAAGATTAAGACCTCTGATGATTCAGGGCTTTTGATTGATATGTCTACTTACCAAGCTGGCTATGTGCTGGTTGCGCATCCTACTACACCTAACCTCTTAGTTTTTGCGGAAGCGACTACCACAGAAACACCTCCTGAATCAGGACAATTCACCTATACATTACCCTTAACACTGGTATAA
- a CDS encoding hypothetical protein (COG3842 ABC-type spermidine/putrescine transport systems, ATPase components), with amino-acid sequence MPFLGCQIQHPNRSAGLQVACYMDAKNLTTDQIEAYIKAELGDWSANVSRLLAENVEKKKLTLTKGLQQSFEEQVQDASGKILGRVIFVFSDHGRHHDMRNLLYTKQPPVEAMEEFVRKLGVSKFKYVPGYKEGKIPSESIAVKRLAWAISKGRLKSYRHKPRKWFAKQFYGQINVLIGRLIEGYQESLVNQAKTGLGN; translated from the coding sequence TTGCCATTTTTAGGATGCCAAATTCAGCATCCTAATAGATCTGCAGGCCTGCAGGTAGCTTGCTATATGGATGCTAAGAATCTTACCACTGATCAAATAGAGGCTTATATCAAAGCTGAATTGGGAGACTGGAGCGCAAATGTTAGCAGGTTGCTTGCAGAAAATGTTGAGAAGAAAAAGCTTACCCTGACTAAGGGATTGCAGCAGAGTTTTGAAGAGCAGGTACAGGATGCATCTGGCAAGATCCTTGGCAGGGTAATTTTTGTGTTCTCAGACCATGGGCGTCACCATGATATGCGGAACCTGCTCTACACCAAGCAGCCTCCAGTGGAGGCAATGGAGGAGTTTGTGCGTAAGCTGGGTGTTTCAAAATTCAAGTATGTACCAGGTTATAAGGAGGGAAAGATTCCATCAGAAAGCATAGCGGTCAAGCGCCTTGCATGGGCAATCTCAAAAGGCAGATTAAAAAGTTATCGGCACAAGCCTCGCAAATGGTTTGCAAAGCAGTTCTATGGCCAGATCAATGTTCTGATAGGAAGACTGATCGAAGGATACCAGGAGAGCCTGGTCAATCAGGCAAAGACAGGATTGGGTAATTAG
- a CDS encoding putative methyltransferase (COG4301 Uncharacterized conserved protein), producing MISQPNDKTSRQAAARSAEEARERQAAKKPAPKNSAFARDVLAGLTAPQRRLPSKYFYDKRGDAIFQAIMKMPEYYLTRSEYEILDMHKEKLQELFLNGSGRFNLIEFGAGDGFKTKILLKHFTEAGVDFKYLPIDISENVLQILTSDLKKSIPGLQVEGISNDYFKALGQLRQTADRRNVVLFLGSNIGNFAEKEALDFLGQLADGLNPHDLILIGFDLKKDPDQILAAYNDEAGITRAFNLNLLRRINEELGGNFNLQQWKHYPLYEPGSGEARSYLMSCVEQEVHISSLEKTFSFKAWEPVHVEISRKYDLDTISRYAKSSGFRVKENFLDCRHYFADSLWEKI from the coding sequence ATGATATCACAACCTAATGATAAAACCTCCCGGCAGGCTGCGGCAAGAAGCGCTGAAGAAGCTCGTGAGCGCCAGGCAGCAAAAAAGCCGGCCCCTAAAAACAGTGCGTTTGCCCGTGATGTGCTGGCAGGGCTAACTGCTCCGCAAAGGCGCCTGCCCTCCAAATATTTTTACGACAAGCGGGGCGATGCTATTTTCCAGGCCATCATGAAAATGCCGGAGTACTACCTTACGCGCTCTGAATATGAAATACTGGACATGCACAAGGAGAAGCTGCAGGAGCTGTTTCTGAATGGCAGTGGCCGTTTTAACCTCATTGAATTTGGTGCCGGAGATGGCTTCAAGACAAAGATCCTGCTAAAGCATTTTACTGAAGCAGGTGTGGATTTTAAGTACCTGCCCATTGATATATCAGAAAATGTACTTCAGATCCTGACCAGTGACCTGAAGAAAAGCATACCCGGCCTGCAGGTAGAGGGCATCAGCAACGACTATTTTAAAGCCCTGGGCCAGCTGAGGCAAACGGCAGACCGCCGCAATGTGGTGCTTTTTCTGGGCTCCAACATTGGTAATTTTGCTGAAAAAGAAGCGCTGGATTTTCTCGGGCAGCTGGCAGATGGCCTTAACCCGCACGACCTGATCCTGATCGGTTTTGACCTGAAAAAGGATCCCGACCAGATCCTGGCCGCCTATAACGACGAGGCCGGTATCACCCGCGCCTTTAACCTGAACCTGCTGCGCAGGATCAACGAGGAGCTGGGCGGCAATTTTAACCTGCAGCAATGGAAGCATTATCCGCTCTATGAGCCTGGCAGTGGCGAGGCCCGCAGCTACCTGATGAGCTGTGTAGAGCAGGAGGTGCACATCAGCAGCCTGGAGAAAACCTTTAGTTTTAAGGCCTGGGAGCCGGTTCATGTAGAAATCAGCCGCAAGTACGACCTGGATACCATTAGCCGCTACGCCAAATCAAGTGGGTTTAGGGTAAAGGAAAACTTCCTGGATTGCCGGCATTATTTTGCCGACTCGCTCTGGGAAAAAATATAG
- a CDS encoding alpha/beta hydrolase fold protein (COG0596 Predicted hydrolases or acyltransferases (alpha/beta hydrolase superfamily)): MLSVPGLAQENELKPLDINLENYQYPYPVQYLQFSEQGQQLRMAYMDVKPTAGTNGKIVMLLHGKNFNGAYWEQTAKALAQQGYRILIPDQVGFGKSTKPEHLQYSFQLLAKNTKALLDTLKVGKVSVLGHSMGGMLATRFALMYPEVTEKLILLNPIGLEDWKRKVPYQTVEQWYASELEQNYEKIKKYQTQNYYGGEWKPRYDRWARLLAGWTLSEQYPLIAWNSALTYDMIFTQPVVYEFEALKVPTLLIIGQRDETALGKNLVPEEVRKTMGNYPQLGKDTAEKIKNARLVELDNVGHLPHIEAFDRFITPLLQFLKI; the protein is encoded by the coding sequence ATGCTTTCAGTACCTGGCCTGGCGCAGGAAAATGAGCTAAAACCGCTGGATATTAACCTGGAGAATTACCAGTACCCTTATCCGGTACAGTACCTGCAGTTCAGTGAGCAGGGGCAGCAATTGCGCATGGCTTATATGGATGTAAAACCAACAGCCGGTACAAATGGTAAAATCGTTATGCTGCTGCATGGTAAAAACTTCAACGGTGCTTACTGGGAACAAACAGCGAAAGCGCTGGCGCAGCAGGGTTACAGAATTCTGATACCTGATCAGGTGGGCTTTGGCAAATCTACCAAGCCCGAGCACCTGCAATACAGCTTTCAGCTGCTGGCCAAAAATACAAAAGCCTTACTGGATACGCTGAAGGTGGGTAAGGTATCCGTACTGGGCCATTCCATGGGCGGCATGCTAGCCACCCGCTTTGCCCTGATGTACCCCGAAGTAACTGAAAAGCTGATCCTGCTGAATCCAATCGGGCTCGAGGACTGGAAGCGGAAAGTGCCCTACCAGACGGTTGAACAGTGGTATGCCAGCGAACTGGAGCAGAACTACGAGAAGATCAAAAAATACCAGACCCAAAATTACTATGGCGGCGAATGGAAGCCCCGTTACGACCGCTGGGCAAGGCTGCTGGCAGGCTGGACTCTCAGCGAGCAGTACCCGCTCATTGCCTGGAATTCTGCCCTTACCTACGATATGATCTTTACCCAGCCGGTGGTGTATGAGTTTGAGGCGCTGAAGGTACCTACCCTGCTCATCATTGGCCAGCGCGACGAAACTGCCCTGGGCAAAAACCTGGTACCGGAAGAGGTACGCAAAACCATGGGCAACTACCCGCAGTTAGGCAAAGACACAGCAGAAAAAATAAAGAATGCCAGACTGGTAGAGTTGGATAATGTAGGACACCTGCCTCATATAGAAGCATTTGACCGCTTTATTACGCCGCTCCTACAGTTTTTAAAGATTTAG
- a CDS encoding peptidase S49 (COG0616 Periplasmic serine proteases (ClpP class)) yields the protein MHEILSTRLWALESKYFDAMAPLVLKRIANGGNIEALKAEHKELQAGLAYDDATGLIVFETEQGKVCIIQVTGAMSKNGGMCSYGTKSLSSAIAKVNSADHIKGIVLVGDTPGGAVDGLPEFAEAIRTSTKPIVTFIDGMLCSAGYWFGSQSRYIIANKLNYATIGSIGTLCMLVDQTEWLKKEGLKVTILRADQSKDKAVLNPYEEAPTEAVEALKAELNLITEDFISAVKAGRGIKLRTGKEDIFTGKTYSKDEALKMGMIDSIGSLNDAVTKVLQLAKQKSTSTIPATTSKQSNMKIFGISFGKEAGAELTDEQTSALQAAEAKANAAEAKVAQQATELESLKSAKAALEQKDQEQAKTISEQADQIKRLEAAGDSTTAAIKEGDNNTGAGQQTRKKYSWEVKAEKKAGK from the coding sequence ATGCACGAGATTCTATCTACCAGACTCTGGGCTCTTGAAAGTAAGTACTTCGATGCGATGGCACCCCTGGTGCTTAAGCGTATTGCCAATGGCGGCAATATCGAGGCACTGAAGGCAGAGCACAAGGAGCTGCAGGCAGGGCTCGCTTACGATGATGCCACAGGCCTGATCGTATTTGAGACCGAGCAGGGCAAAGTGTGCATCATCCAGGTGACTGGCGCCATGAGCAAAAACGGGGGCATGTGCTCCTACGGCACCAAGTCTCTTTCCTCTGCAATTGCTAAAGTCAATTCAGCGGATCATATCAAAGGGATCGTGCTCGTGGGTGATACACCAGGTGGAGCCGTCGATGGCCTGCCGGAGTTTGCTGAAGCAATTCGCACCAGCACAAAGCCGATTGTAACATTTATCGACGGTATGCTTTGCAGTGCCGGCTACTGGTTCGGATCCCAATCCAGGTACATCATCGCCAATAAGCTTAACTACGCTACTATCGGATCAATCGGCACGCTCTGCATGCTGGTGGATCAGACGGAATGGCTGAAGAAAGAAGGTCTGAAGGTGACGATCCTCCGCGCTGATCAGAGCAAGGATAAGGCTGTACTGAATCCTTATGAAGAGGCTCCAACCGAAGCAGTGGAGGCTCTGAAAGCAGAGCTGAACCTGATCACGGAAGACTTCATCTCCGCAGTGAAGGCCGGCAGGGGCATCAAACTTAGAACCGGCAAGGAAGATATCTTCACCGGCAAAACCTACTCCAAAGATGAAGCCCTTAAGATGGGCATGATCGACAGCATCGGATCTCTGAATGATGCTGTAACCAAAGTGCTCCAGCTGGCTAAGCAAAAGAGCACCTCCACAATACCCGCAACCACTTCCAAGCAATCAAATATGAAGATTTTCGGAATCTCCTTCGGCAAAGAAGCCGGAGCAGAGCTCACTGATGAGCAAACCTCTGCCCTGCAGGCCGCTGAAGCAAAAGCGAATGCTGCTGAGGCGAAAGTAGCACAACAGGCTACTGAATTAGAATCGCTCAAATCTGCCAAGGCAGCACTGGAGCAGAAGGATCAGGAGCAGGCGAAGACGATCAGCGAACAGGCTGATCAGATCAAGCGCCTGGAGGCAGCTGGTGACTCCACCACTGCCGCAATCAAAGAAGGTGATAACAACACCGGCGCTGGCCAGCAGACTCGCAAGAAGTACAGCTGGGAAGTGAAAGCCGAGAAAAAGGCAGGTAAATAA
- a CDS encoding integrase family protein (COG0582 Integrase), giving the protein MTQKEIAKQFAFLIRKHQVDYTQFKNIVKMVRKQAGLKPPRGAKGTVDRMSNEERDRFITEAYRRDPKQGLMMQTLYETAARLEEFCNLTVEDLYTSQELIIIRQGKGDKRREVPVDPGLVRSLLIHLDGRSSGPLFLNIRHKAFAPRTIQAMVKDIAADAGIKTKIYPHLLRHTRATDLAEAGMKVELISKILGHSKIETTQIYTRTAQLDVKEGLRNLKI; this is encoded by the coding sequence ATGACTCAAAAGGAAATTGCCAAACAGTTTGCCTTCCTGATCCGGAAGCATCAGGTCGACTACACCCAATTCAAGAACATTGTGAAGATGGTCCGGAAGCAGGCAGGCCTGAAACCTCCCAGGGGAGCAAAGGGTACTGTCGATCGCATGAGCAATGAGGAGCGTGACCGGTTCATCACTGAAGCCTATCGAAGGGATCCAAAGCAGGGCCTGATGATGCAAACCCTATATGAGACAGCTGCCAGGCTGGAGGAGTTTTGTAATCTTACTGTAGAAGATCTTTATACCTCCCAGGAGCTGATCATCATTCGCCAGGGCAAAGGTGACAAGCGGCGTGAGGTACCTGTTGATCCGGGCCTGGTCAGATCCCTGCTCATCCACCTGGATGGCCGCAGCTCCGGACCACTGTTCCTGAACATCCGGCACAAAGCTTTTGCTCCCCGGACAATTCAGGCCATGGTGAAAGATATCGCAGCTGATGCCGGCATTAAAACCAAGATCTACCCTCACCTACTCCGGCACACCCGGGCAACTGATCTGGCAGAAGCCGGGATGAAGGTGGAGCTGATCAGCAAGATTCTGGGACACTCTAAAATTGAAACTACCCAGATCTATACCAGGACTGCCCAGCTGGATGTAAAGGAAGGGCTAAGGAACCTGAAGATCTAA
- a CDS encoding oxidoreductase FAD-binding domain-containing protein (COG1018 Flavodoxin reductases (ferredoxin-NADPH reductases) family 1): MSLYKTLTLAAIKEEVPGVKSFFFDEADADTISYQAGQYLTFVVPAGNQEVRRSYSITSSPALTEPLSIVVKRVPNGVFSRHMLDHAQPGDKLMTIGAGGFFTLPADISGIKQIFFFAAGSGIAPIYSLLKTVLHTHPEIHIVLIYSNHAPQSTIYLEELQALATDFAGRLHIEFLFSVSKNLSRARLYKDLLKTLLEKHAIAAGQQLLSYICGPENYMRMCVYGLRQAQVPAENIRREIFHIPQIVHKIEPPDTDLHRVTFQLNGETHELEVQYPHTILDAARKKGISLPYSCELGRCGNCVAKCRKGQVWMLNNEVLTERELEQGLVLTCVGYPVGGDVVLEA; encoded by the coding sequence ATGTCTCTTTACAAAACGTTAACCCTGGCAGCAATCAAAGAAGAGGTGCCGGGCGTGAAATCCTTTTTTTTCGATGAAGCGGATGCAGATACTATCTCCTACCAGGCAGGCCAGTACCTCACTTTTGTAGTACCGGCAGGGAATCAGGAAGTCAGAAGGTCGTATTCGATCACTTCCTCCCCTGCCCTTACAGAACCCCTCTCCATTGTGGTGAAGCGGGTGCCAAATGGCGTTTTTTCACGCCACATGCTGGACCATGCACAGCCGGGCGATAAGCTGATGACCATTGGAGCAGGCGGCTTTTTCACGCTGCCGGCAGATATTTCCGGCATTAAGCAGATTTTCTTTTTTGCTGCCGGAAGCGGTATAGCACCCATTTATTCACTCCTGAAAACGGTACTGCATACCCATCCCGAAATCCACATCGTGCTCATCTACAGCAACCATGCACCCCAAAGCACTATCTATCTGGAGGAACTGCAGGCGCTGGCCACTGATTTTGCCGGCAGGCTGCACATCGAGTTTTTATTCAGCGTTTCCAAAAATCTGTCCAGGGCGAGGCTTTACAAAGACTTACTGAAAACCCTGCTGGAAAAGCATGCCATTGCAGCAGGGCAGCAGCTGCTCTCTTATATATGCGGGCCGGAAAATTATATGCGCATGTGTGTGTATGGATTACGGCAGGCACAGGTACCTGCGGAAAACATCAGGAGGGAGATCTTTCACATACCGCAGATTGTGCACAAAATTGAACCGCCGGATACAGACCTCCACAGGGTTACCTTCCAGCTGAACGGAGAAACCCATGAGCTGGAAGTGCAGTATCCCCACACCATTCTGGATGCCGCCAGAAAGAAAGGCATCAGCCTGCCCTACAGCTGCGAGCTGGGGCGCTGCGGCAACTGTGTAGCCAAGTGCCGCAAAGGGCAGGTCTGGATGCTGAACAATGAGGTATTAACAGAGCGGGAGCTGGAGCAGGGACTGGTGCTTACCTGCGTGGGCTATCCGGTAGGTGGCGATGTAGTGCTTGAAGCTTAA
- a CDS encoding hypothetical protein (COG1262 Uncharacterized conserved protein) translates to MQTQTKHSIQAEAKGLLDRFKQIRSMSEEICTPLQPEDYVVQPVVDVSPPKWHLGHTTWFFEEFVLDGNLPGYKRYDSQFAYIFNSYYETVGKRILRTNRGNLTRPPIDEVYRYRSWVNEHMERYLQEEEIGEEMQHIIELGLQHEQQHQELLVYDIKYILGNNPLFPVYKPKPETSAAPAAAPEPMRMLPIEEGVYEIGWQHPKRFCFDNELGRHKVYLQAYTIANRLVTNREYLEFMEAGGYGYFRHWLSEAWEWVKQEKVQSPYHWHQVEGEWHRFTMHGLEPINLDEPVTHISFFEADAYAKWKGLRLPTEQEWEVACGRLSPEAPAAANFQGSRRYEPAVRSAGNLQFWGDAWEWTASAYRPYPYFHEAEGAVGEYNGKFMINQMVLRGGSCATPRDHIRATYRNFFNPHLRWMYSGIRLAQHI, encoded by the coding sequence ATGCAGACTCAGACCAAACATAGCATACAGGCAGAAGCTAAAGGGCTTCTGGACCGCTTTAAGCAAATACGCTCCATGAGCGAAGAAATATGTACTCCTCTTCAGCCGGAAGATTACGTAGTGCAGCCCGTGGTAGATGTAAGTCCGCCCAAATGGCACCTGGGACACACCACCTGGTTTTTCGAAGAATTTGTGTTGGATGGCAATCTGCCCGGTTACAAACGGTATGATTCACAATTTGCCTACATCTTTAACAGTTATTACGAAACGGTGGGCAAACGCATTTTGCGCACCAACAGGGGCAATCTTACCCGTCCGCCTATTGATGAAGTTTACCGCTACCGCAGCTGGGTAAACGAGCATATGGAGCGCTACCTGCAGGAAGAGGAAATTGGCGAAGAAATGCAGCATATCATAGAGCTGGGCCTTCAGCACGAGCAGCAGCACCAGGAGCTGCTGGTTTACGATATCAAGTACATTTTAGGTAATAATCCTCTATTTCCGGTTTATAAACCAAAGCCTGAAACTAGTGCTGCTCCAGCAGCTGCCCCTGAACCCATGCGTATGCTGCCCATAGAAGAGGGCGTATACGAAATAGGCTGGCAGCACCCTAAGCGCTTTTGTTTTGATAATGAACTGGGCCGGCACAAGGTATACCTGCAGGCCTACACCATTGCCAACCGGCTGGTGACCAACCGCGAGTACCTGGAGTTTATGGAAGCGGGGGGCTATGGCTATTTCCGCCACTGGCTTTCGGAAGCCTGGGAGTGGGTAAAGCAGGAGAAGGTTCAGTCGCCCTACCACTGGCACCAGGTAGAGGGCGAGTGGCACCGCTTTACCATGCATGGGCTGGAACCTATTAACCTGGATGAGCCTGTTACACATATCAGTTTTTTCGAGGCCGATGCTTATGCCAAATGGAAAGGTCTGCGCCTGCCCACCGAGCAGGAGTGGGAGGTGGCCTGCGGGCGTTTAAGCCCCGAGGCTCCGGCAGCTGCTAATTTTCAGGGCAGCAGGCGCTACGAACCTGCAGTACGCTCCGCAGGCAACCTGCAGTTCTGGGGAGATGCCTGGGAGTGGACTGCCAGTGCCTATCGACCCTATCCATATTTCCACGAGGCCGAAGGCGCCGTTGGTGAGTACAATGGTAAATTTATGATCAACCAGATGGTACTCCGCGGGGGCTCCTGCGCCACCCCCCGCGATCATATCCGTGCTACCTACCGTAACTTCTTCAACCCACACCTGCGCTGGATGTACAGCGGTATCAGGCTGGCGCAGCATATTTAA
- a CDS encoding N-acetylmuramoyl-L-alanine amidase, translated as MAIAMHQLCCMGNADYLMLHCAATPEGRDVQPQHIAQMHLGPCDILKGGKYLGTKYNGRTYHNRAVLPEAIIGGVPIHKLNGRGWQQVGYRELIDIFGKVHILVDYNDDAWIQDNEITNGAAGWNHKTIHIVYAGGVDQNLKAKDTRTAKQREAMAALVCRYILHHPNIKVIGHNQVARKDCPSFDVPAWAKSLGLDPKNIETRKFY; from the coding sequence ATGGCAATTGCCATGCATCAACTTTGCTGCATGGGGAATGCAGATTACTTAATGCTTCATTGTGCTGCCACGCCGGAAGGGCGCGATGTGCAGCCACAGCACATTGCACAAATGCACCTGGGGCCATGCGACATCTTGAAGGGTGGCAAATACCTGGGCACAAAATACAACGGCCGCACCTACCATAATAGGGCCGTGCTTCCGGAAGCAATCATCGGCGGCGTACCCATACACAAACTCAATGGCCGTGGCTGGCAGCAGGTAGGTTATCGGGAGCTGATCGACATTTTCGGAAAGGTCCACATCCTGGTTGATTATAATGATGATGCCTGGATCCAGGACAATGAGATCACCAACGGCGCGGCCGGATGGAATCACAAAACCATTCACATTGTGTATGCCGGCGGCGTCGATCAGAACCTAAAGGCCAAGGACACCCGCACCGCAAAGCAACGCGAAGCCATGGCTGCCCTGGTGTGCCGCTACATCCTCCATCACCCCAACATCAAAGTAATAGGCCACAACCAGGTAGCCCGCAAGGATTGCCCTTCATTTGATGTGCCGGCATGGGCTAAGAGCCTGGGCCTCGATCCAAAGAACATCGAAACCCGCAAATTCTACTAA
- a CDS encoding transposase (COG0582 Integrase), translated as MSAYIKIFCHKHKVRSDGTSPIYYLVRMEGEEIRIAAKKYVVAKHFDNKAGVVKPGANNSIRLNTWLSSEKSKLEKIILDIENEGRPLSLELIKEDYLGGDDNKSFIQFCRDEIRNLKGIQASSTLKENGYCINNLEKFAPGVTFAQIDYKFLQNYQHYMANVLGKSKNGQFNDFKTLRKFFNIAVKKGKTKNYPFRNFSFSDEEVEKNFLTIEELQALHAKVMSRELPDKLYWTAGYFVLSCYTGIRRSDMFRFSKLGRQEFIQKHIHGNDLQLRMNKTKKITRIPLSTGAWEMINVLFDRPLKYSDSRCNEDLKDIMEVLGIQKHITYHCSRHTFAILSLILGIRIEVVSDVLGHSSLRTTQIYAKIVDTFRRDQMAMWNSIHPKHEI; from the coding sequence ATGTCGGCCTACATCAAGATCTTTTGCCATAAACACAAAGTGCGCTCCGATGGCACCTCCCCAATCTACTACCTGGTGCGAATGGAAGGGGAGGAGATCAGAATCGCAGCAAAAAAATATGTAGTGGCCAAGCACTTCGATAATAAGGCCGGAGTAGTGAAGCCAGGAGCCAACAACTCCATCAGGCTTAACACCTGGTTAAGCTCGGAGAAGAGTAAGCTGGAAAAGATCATCCTGGATATCGAGAACGAAGGCAGGCCGCTAAGCCTGGAGCTGATCAAAGAAGATTACCTGGGTGGGGATGATAATAAAAGCTTTATCCAGTTCTGTCGGGATGAGATCCGGAACCTGAAAGGCATCCAGGCCAGCAGTACCCTGAAGGAAAACGGCTACTGCATTAATAACCTGGAGAAGTTTGCACCAGGTGTAACCTTCGCCCAGATCGATTACAAGTTCCTGCAGAACTACCAGCACTATATGGCCAATGTGCTTGGTAAATCAAAGAATGGCCAGTTCAATGATTTTAAAACGCTCCGGAAGTTTTTCAATATCGCAGTTAAAAAAGGGAAGACGAAAAATTACCCCTTCCGGAACTTCAGCTTTTCGGATGAGGAGGTGGAGAAAAACTTCCTAACCATAGAGGAGCTGCAGGCGCTGCATGCAAAGGTGATGAGCCGGGAGCTGCCTGACAAGCTCTACTGGACTGCCGGCTATTTCGTGCTCTCCTGTTATACTGGCATCCGACGCTCCGATATGTTCAGGTTCTCAAAGCTCGGGAGGCAGGAATTTATTCAGAAGCATATCCATGGTAACGACCTGCAGCTCCGGATGAACAAAACCAAAAAGATCACCAGGATCCCGCTTAGTACCGGCGCCTGGGAGATGATCAATGTGCTTTTCGATCGGCCGCTAAAGTACAGCGACTCCAGGTGCAATGAAGACTTAAAAGATATCATGGAGGTGCTAGGTATACAAAAGCACATCACCTACCACTGCAGCCGCCACACCTTTGCCATACTCTCCCTGATTCTGGGCATCCGGATCGAGGTAGTGAGCGATGTGCTGGGACACTCCAGCCTAAGAACTACGCAAATATATGCTAAAATTGTAGATACCTTCAGGCGTGATCAAATGGCAATGTGGAACTCTATTCATCCAAAACATGAAATCTAA